From the Saccharomycodes ludwigii strain NBRC 1722 chromosome I, whole genome shotgun sequence genome, one window contains:
- the SRP68 gene encoding signal recognition particle subunit SRP68 (similar to Saccharomyces cerevisiae YPL243W | SRP68 | Signal Recognition Particle), protein MDSKYYSPLRNTFGLRPYDFSYSSGKEFKKAHIKVNHKLIKLRHYCNVICKDTHNYTSKLNKLAEEDHYAKNKKLIGALFLQLAERDLIYVESLRLRNKVSNKNKQVPTRLKKASKYTSKMIEITSSEKNWKTRLEYLIYDRLARIEYYLSRKNNSKFQSTLTVEFNKVLAALELLSSVNADMDGNYSSIVEKIKLKYKFISTNGVTINLQDNKNEDEIIKILLEQGYVPSKEGPEKNGNIDLLKEVTWRSYTASIHNKNVAKYITEAMQLQETNDKRDHNTTKDSKNSSSLGISSIDEILLYYNMAEEELNKSMDPEDNSDQILSTFIRYNRLFVLIKRDARMFDKLITQWNSKIKFIIRKHSTEKYLQHKYGEIERISKGLTSYLSQVLALPGVYSDDELTSALNLAIAYYESSIESYCLATLYKIKGKHLESMALFTDALEKIKDSNNNNNIEIPCGIISNENVQDLINFTEQGCESVKNLALYAEKLQRKAGNIKFEGTVAENIHIVDPSITKLHNLFPLKPIVKPVMAKPTLYDLAFNYIGLDNVPTKTQHQEKEKISNDSKNVNNENKKKSFFGLFRG, encoded by the coding sequence ATGGATAGTAAATATTATTCGCCATTAAGAAACACGTTTGGTTTACGTCCATATGATTTTTCTTATAGTTCAGGtaaagaatttaaaaaggCTCATATTAAAGTAAATCACAAACTAATTAAATTAAGACATTATTGTAATGTTATTTGTAAAGATACTCACAATTATACCTccaaattgaataaattgGCTGAAGAGGATCACTAtgcaaaaaataagaaattaattggcgctttatttttacagtTGGCTGAAAGGGATTTGATATATGTGGAAAGTTTAAGATTAAGAAATAAagttagtaataaaaataaacaagtgCCCACCAGATTAAAGAAAGCTTCTAAGTATACTAGCAAAATGATAGAAATTACTAGtagtgaaaaaaattggaaaaccAGATTAGAATATTTAATCTATGATAGATTAGCCAGAATTGAGTATTATTTAAgcagaaaaaataattccaaATTTCAATCAACCTTAACAGttgaatttaataaagttCTAGCTGCTCTAGAACTATTATCAAGTGTCAATGCAGACATGGATGGTAATTATTCTTCgattgttgaaaaaattaagctTAAGTACAAATTCATTTCTACCAACGGTGTTACTATCAACTTACAAGATAATAAGAACGAGGATGagataattaaaattttgttggAACAAGGTTATGTTCCATCCAAAGAGGGACCTGAAAAGAATGGTAACATTGATTTGTTAAAGGAGGTTACTTGGAGATCATACACTGCGAGcatacataataaaaatgttgcCAAATATATTACGGAAGCAATGCAATTACAAGAAACAAATGACAAAAGGGACCATAACACTACTAAGGATAGCAAAAACTCTTCATCATTAGGCATTTCTTCTATCGACGAAATTTTGCTCTATTATAACATGGCAGAAGAGGAGTTAAATAAATCGATGGATCCCGAAGATAATTCTGACCAAATTTTATCAACTTTTATTAGATATAATagattatttgttttgattAAAAGAGATGCGAGAATGTTTGATAAATTAATCACACAGTGGAATTCCAAGATcaagtttattattagaaagcACAGCACTGAAAAGTATTTACAACATAAATACGGTGAAATTGAACGTATTTCGAAAGGTTTAACTTCTTATCTCTCACAAGTTTTAGCTTTGCCAGGTGTTTATTCTGATGATGAATTAACATCAGCGTTAAATTTGGCTATTGCCTATTATGAATCCAGCATTGAATCCTACTGTTTGGCAACATTGTATAAAATCAAAGGTAAACATCTAGAATCTATGGCTTTATTTACAGATgctttggaaaaaataaaagatagcaataacaacaataacattgAAATACCATGCGGAATTATTTCTAACGAAAATGTACAAGACTTGATCAACTTTACAGAACAGGGTTGTGAAAGTGTCAAGAATTTGGCACTTTATGCTGAAAAACTACAAAGAAAAGCTGGTAATATCAAATTTGAAGGTACTGTTGCGGAAAATATTCACATTGTTGACCCAAGCATCACTAAATTACACAACCTATTTCCATTGAAACCAATTGTCAAACCTGTTATGGCTAAACCAACTTTATATGATCTAGcatttaattatatagGATTAGACAATGTTCCAACTAAAACGCAACatcaagaaaaagaaaagatatcAAATGACAGTAAAAATGtcaataatgaaaataaaaagaaaagtttcTTTGGTTTATTTCGTGGTTAG
- the IQG1 gene encoding Iqg1p (similar to Saccharomyces cerevisiae YPL242C | IQG1 | IQGAP-related protein) encodes MPVTDMGSPLKGSSFKEQYLQQLKENGESLEPLKPRSSSRINSENNSQKINKVKSKFLENNTTPKINKIKSSFLDENESENNSKSNSENSKLVNSPLKDNIFLQNDKGKSPDRFVSPKAKPLKEFRNPEKSSYLKFTGGVSDNKSSETVNNASKNLTKSPKTLTQSKFSYQKLNGNISKETKLVNDKIAKMESPFKNNNSSAKETSANTSILAKKEALFKKDTLTEKEGLLKKDTIANKEIPLKKNTITNKKNTFNNSTGIKENQTTNRDAIATDESLINKATNSATTSSHTESKTFDASKLSKLELKYYEFLCRVSEAKTWIEEITGDTLPAVIDILSKNSLRDGVALAKLAQKINPQLVHTVHPATIKFKFKLMENIQNFLLLVDVARVPDVLRFETTDLYDGKNIPKVFETLHALAYVLHKKWPNKVPAMKNVSGIESFSSDEIRRCKINFPNIRSFDFFANDVNTTIPNSGTLNTPEGLINDFDKPESVATNRDNLSSNRFSGNILEDGEKQFLNHDEEAESSDENYSRIPRNNKKSTKKSAGFSKNKYKTNNDDIANEEEESEEEKEEEVVIVEEEGMKKKRDESEEEEEEEEEIITKIIRKKVKKEPKIIKKKTIIKKIIKEEESDEEEESGEENEEPVNMIEVGTDPAQNIEYNEEDDSIANDGLSSVKHTSPKYAENTTSTKNPFISPHRRNYDYYDIPISPSKHSPYKPRKRFERAPIKDISTIPSLQYYTPRKDISYYSPTLNRRLSTRRRIREVEVPSFTTTSSYEYPERDFFLERPHTYLQSRISPNKAKRMTELEFLDTLCEIQALCRGSNLRYIIYDIDSKMELCIPQILNTQSRIRGFITRKKMGLKDRAIKFEEFGPLVDLQAKIRAYRIRDDMDKLLFRVMKHQLTVESIQSYIRASKLRRGVKTQANNIDRNLPAINLLQSIYRGVKVRDKVIEDVTNIRVYEDSIARLQSIVRGTLYRRTSNVQKYFTDNNTSNMEIVLRVQSYIRAAKKRDDIYALNDALINFDSKLDWFAAYIQGGFARRKVFKVVRKSHSTMESIQLLQANVRGVLTRYTLDVLNEILHNEPLDLLKAICRGSLVRQALRDMDAYYRKHKREIIKIQSKFRAYTMKMAYHEIMSFANPSLWAVRKFAFLLNGVQPTFETQDALEHSKELIDKENVDISKLEHKLRKLVQKMNLLNDNNLKVSDTPYIDIQKILNSSGNSVSDESGIEIDLFEKIFYLLQVDPFYFRLLFTTNKNKILKYLSLIYFKRDGSMGHRENTLYVKLVSEMLMVDIDSRAEIEDFLCDERNTDSWKLLLHVYLVSQKKTIMKQLFADVVSSIDSVNVDFESDPSIIYCKLHPTSSRLPAETAVEDDATKARYVANMGTLWSFIDRIHRILSMHIAELPIEVLYLCTKAYVTVAGKSSDELDALEAISKIIIGSFVNDFLVNCSDYGVEISHGQETMGKLKILCESLNVVFSLRKFKHFYSPLNQYVAEVNKDIAETLQSLQIPPKYEEYMESLVYRDMNNGNRPVLVINAKYLDEIYHFLSENIEIFPQDDPMVRLVDDLAEKETVRNKFGKGQVVTLELNPSAYKLSDVDDRGKAMYNDVMWGLIYMLQVFTSKATNVLEVLTLPGNDTQEELKFKKLLQQYPSIRENSVFKDLPSNSYFDLKMYISEKTLELDTMGFIDRAGNFQCLLNDIANTIKCHVYVKTRNLKEIDVANTTIKELKQKRTTLEKNYKSLNEVIHQSLDCIQSSNDYSPKKKKAHGLGGKLKKMYSKVNHKQVSEADCAHYKFSTRQLFEKGVLIDIIGEKLGSLPMNYFGNSGPKFPDVDFIISTANGKQFIIEMVDSRKGVNRTGHTSDKFNFNTLLDSQLEEGNKKLKLIGGKVIFNSKNLFNLVIQYFYTIDNTF; translated from the coding sequence ATGCCTGTTACAGATATGGGTTCTCCATTAAAAGGTAGTTCCTTTAAAGAACAGTATTTACAACAATTGAAGGAAAATGGCGAAAGTTTAGAACCATTGAAACCACGCTCATCTTCCAGGATCAATTCAGAAAATAATTCTCAAAAGATTAATAAGGTAAAATCAAagtttttagaaaataataccacACCAaagattaataaaataaaatccagCTTTTTAGATGAGAATGAGTCTGAGAACAATTCAAAAAGCAATTCCGAAAACTCCAAGTTGGTCAACTCGCctttaaaagataatatttttttacaaaacgATAAGGGGAAGTCACCAGATAGGTTTGTTTCTCCAAAAGCCAAGCCATTAAAAGAGTTTAGAAATCCTGAAAAATCatcatatttaaaattcaCTGGCGGCGTTAGCGATAATAAATCTTCAGAAACAGTCAATAATGCTTCAAAAAACTTAACTAAATCGCCAAAAACTTTGACCCAGTCTAAATTTTCATATCAAAAACTAAACGGTAATATTTCgaaagaaacaaaattagTGAATGACAAAATTGCTAAAATGGAATCaccatttaaaaataataatagttctGCAAAAGAAACATCAGCTAACACGAGTATCCTCGCTAAAAAGGAAGCcctatttaaaaaagatactCTTACTGAAAAAGAAGgtctattaaaaaaagatactaTAGCCAACAAAGAAATtccattgaaaaaaaataccattacaaacaaaaagaatactttcaataatagtacCGGTATTAAAGAAAACCAAACCACCAATCGAGACGCCATTGCTACAGACGAATCTCTAATAAACAAGGCAACTAATAGTGCTACTACAAGTTCCCATACTGAAAGCAAAACTTTTGATGCCAGCAAATTGAGTAAATTGGAATTGAAATACTATGAGTTTCTGTGCAGGGTGAGCGAAGCAAAAACATGGATTGAAGAAATTACTGGCGATACTTTGCCCGCAGTAATTGacatattatcaaaaaacaGTCTACGCGATGGTGTAGCTTTGGCAAAATTAGCACAAAAGATTAATCCTCAATTGGTCCATACTGTTCATCCGGCTACtatcaaatttaaatttaaattaatgGAAAAcattcaaaattttttgttgctaGTTGATGTTGCTCGTGTTCCAGATGTCCTAAGATTTGAAACAACAGATTTGTACGACGGTAAGAATATTCCCAAAGTGTTTGAAACTTTACACGCATTGGCCTATGTTTTACACAAAAAATGGCCCAATAAGGTTCCTGCCATGAAAAATGTTTCTGGTATTGAAAGTTTTAGCTCTGATGAAATTAGAAGATGCAAAATAAACTTTCCTAATATACGtagttttgatttttttgctaATGACGTTAATACTACTATTCCAAACAGCGGTACACTCAATACACCGGAAGGATTAATTAATGATTTTGATAAACCAGAATCTGTTGCAACAAATAGAGACAATCTTTCGAGCAATAGGTTTAGTGGGAATATTTTAGAAGACGGAGAAAAACAGTTTTTAAATCATGATGAAGAAGCTGAAAGTAGTGATGAAAATTACAGTAGAATACCacgtaataataaaaaatccaCTAAAAAAAGTGCTGGTTTCtcgaaaaataaatacaagaccaataatgatgatattgccaacgaagaagaagagtcggaagaagaaaaagaagaggaagtagtaatagtagaagaagagggaatgaagaaaaagagggaCGAAAgtgaagaagaggaagaagaggaagaggagATTATAACCAAGATTATTAGAaagaaagtgaaaaaagaacccaaaattattaaaaaaaaaacaataataaagaaaattataaaagaagaggagtctgatgaagaagaggagTCTGgtgaagaaaatgaagaacCAGTAAATATGATTGAGGTTGGTACCGATCCAGCTCAGAATATCGAATataatgaagaagatgattCTATTGCTAATGATGGTTTATCTTCTGTCAAACATACTTCTCCAAAATATGCAGAAAATACaacatcaacaaaaaatccATTTATTTCGCCTCATAGAAGAAATTATGACTACTACGACATACCAATCTCCCCCTCTAAACATTCTCCATATAAACCACGTAAACGTTTTGAACGTGCCCCCATAAAAGATATAAGTACTATTCCAAGTTTACAGTATTACACGCCAAGAAAGGATATCTCATATTATTCTCCAACTCTAAATAGACGTTTATCTACTAGAAGAAGGATAAGGGAAGTGGAGGTGCCTTCTTTTACCACTACATCTTCCTATGAATATCCTGAGCgtgacttttttttggaaagaCCACACACATACCTGCAGTCCAGGATTTCTCCAAACAAGGCAAAGAGAATGACAGAATTAGAATTTCTAGATACTTTATGTGAAATTCAAGCCTTGTGCAGAGGTTCAAATCTTAGATACATTATTTATGATATAGATTCCAAGATGGAACTGTGTATCCCACAAATCTTAAATACACAATCTAGAATCAGAGGTTTTATaaccagaaaaaaaatgggttTGAAAGATCGTGCCATTAAGTTTGAGGAATTTGGTCCATTGGTTGACCTTCAAGCAAAGATTCGTGCTTATAGAATTCGGGATGATATGGACAAACTACTATTTCGAGTTATGAAACATCAACTTACTGTTGAGTCTATTCAGTCTTATATTAGAGCTTCTAAACTTAGAAGGGGGGTAAAGACACAGgcaaataatattgacCGCAATTTACCTGCAATTAACTTGTTGCAAAGCATTTACCGAGGTGTTAAGGTAAGAGATAAGGTAATTGAAGATGTTACTAATATTAGAGTATACGAAGACTCTATTGCTAGATTACAAAGTATCGTCAGAGGCACACTCTATAGAAGAACTTCAAACGTTCAAAAGTACTTCACTGACAATAATACTTCCAATATGGAAATAGTTTTGAGGGTTCAATCTTATATTCGTGCTGCCAAAAAAAGAGACGATATATATGCTTTAAATGATGCATTGATTAATTTTGATTCCAAGTTAGATTGGTTTGCTGCTTACATTCAAGGTGGTTTTGCTAgaagaaaagtttttaaagttGTGAGAAAATCACACAGCACTATGGAAAGCATACAATTATTGCAAGCCAATGTTCGGGGTGTATTAACCAGATACACTTTGGATGTGTTGAATGAAATATTACACAATGAACctttagatttattaaaggCAATTTGTAGGGGTAGTTTAGTAAGACAAGCCCTAAGGGATATGGATGCCTATTATAGGAAACACAAAAgagaaattattaaaattcaAAGCAAGTTTAGAGCATATACAATGAAGATGGCTTACCACGAAATTATGTCCTTTGCTAATCCAAGTTTATGGGCAGTTCGTAAGTTtgcatttttattgaacGGTGTACAGCCAACATTTGAAACTCAAGACGCTTTAGAACATTCCAAAGAGCTAATCGATAAGGAAAATGTGGACATTAGTAAATTGGAGCACAAGCTACGAAAATTAGTTCAAAAGATGAATTTGctaaatgataataacttGAAAGTCAGCGACACGCCCTATATTGATATACAAAAGATCTTGAATTCTTCGGGAAACTCGGTAAGTGATGAATCTGGCATTGAGATCGATCTATTCgaaaagattttttacTTGTTACAAGTTGATCCGTTTTATTTTAGACTATTATTTACCACCAATAAGAATAAGATTTTGAAGTACTTGtcattaatttattttaaaagagaTGGCTCGATGGGACATCGTGAAAATACTTTGTATGTCAAATTAGTGTCTGAAATGTTAATGGTTGATATTGATAGTAGAGCTGAGATTGAAGACTTTTTATGTGACGAAAGGAATACTGATTCATGGAAATTGTTGTTGCATGTTTATTTGGTTAGTCAAAAGAAGACAATCATGAAACAATTATTTGCTGATGTAGTAAGCAGCATTGACTCGGTAAATGTTGATTTTGAAAGTGATCCAAGTATAATTTACTGTAAATTACACCCAACTTCCAGTAGGTTGCCAGCAGAAACTGCTGTTGAGGATGACGCAACCAAGGCCAGATACGTTGCAAATATGGGTACTTTATGGTCTTTTATTGATAGAATTCATAGGATTTTGAGTATGCATATAGCTGAATTACCAATTGaggttttatatttgtgcACAAAGGCCTATGTAACTGTTGCTGGCAAAAGTAGTGATGAATTGGATGCTTTGGAAGCCATATctaagattattattggctCTTTTGTAAATGATTTTCTAGTAAATTGCTCAGATTATGGTGTTGAGATATCGCATGGTCAGGAAACAATGGGGAAACTGAAAATTTTATGCGAATCTTTAAATGTGGTATTTTCATTGAGAAAGTTTAAACACTTTTATTCCCCATTAAATCAATATGTTGCTGAAgttaataaagatattgcAGAAACCTTACAAAGCTTACAAATCCCTCCCAAGTATGAGGAATATATGGAATCGTTGGTTTATCGTGATATGAACAATGGCAATAGACCGGTGTTGGTTATTAACGCCAAATACTTGGATGAAATATATCATTTCTTGAGCGAAAACATCGAGATCTTCCCACAAGACGATCCTATGGTTCGCTTAGTTGATGATTTAGCTGAAAAGGAAACGGTACGGAACAAATTTGGAAAGGGACAAGTGGTTACTTTAGAGTTAAATCCCTCTGCTTATAAATTGAGTGATGTTGATGATAGAGGCAAAGCTATGTATAACGATGTAATGTGGGGGTTAATTTACATGCTACAAGTATTTACAAGCAAAGCCACTAATGTTTTGGAAGTTTTAACGTTACCAGGTAATGATACTCAAGAGGAACttaagtttaaaaaattactgcAACAATATCCATCTATTAGGGAAAATTCTGTCTTTAAAGATTTACCATCTAATagttattttgatttgaaGATGTATATTTCAGAAAAAACGTTAGAGCTGGACACAATGGGTTTCATTGACAGGGCTGGTAATTTTCAATGTTTACTAAATGACATTGCCAACACAATTAAGTGCCACGTTTATGTTAAAACTAggaatttaaaagaaattgatGTTGCTAATACCACaattaaagaattaaaacaaaagcGTACTACtctggaaaaaaattataaatctTTAAATGAAGTTATCCATCAATCGTTGGATTGCATCCAATCTTCCAATGATTATAgtccaaagaaaaagaaggcGCATGGACTAGGTGgaaaattgaagaaaatgtACAGCAAAGTTAATCATAAACAAGTGTCGGAAGCAGATTGTGCTCATTATAAATTCAGTACAAGgcaattatttgaaaaggGTGTTTTGATTGATATTATCGGGGAGAAATTGGGTAGTTTGCCGATGAATTATTTTGGTAATAGTGGACCTAAATTTCCGGATGTTGattttataatttcaaCAGCCAATGGTAAACAATTTATCATTGAAATGGTAGACAGTAGAAAGGGAGTAAATAGAACAGGCCATACTTctgataaatttaattttaatacacTATTAGATTCACAACTCGAAGAAGGGAATAAAAAACTCAAATTAATTGGGGGgaaagttatttttaatagtaaGAACTTATTTAACTTGGTTATTCagtatttttatacaaTTGACAACACATTTTAA
- the HUT1 gene encoding UDP-galactose transporter HUT1 (similar to Saccharomyces cerevisiae YPL244C | HUT1 | Homolog of UDP-galactose Transporter) → MSVQKTVSSGNNNTINNKNIFQLFFCVIGIYSTFLIWGLVQEPLNTKIWPRSGEKFAFPFVISVFQSSIALIIGSIYLFFSNNKHSKNPTSHRYSLSQFIKDNRVYLILLSFTQTFSTPLATYSLRYISYVALQLSKTCKLIPVLLVHKLVYKSAIPREKQIIAVIITIGVTVFTLGSSSKNTKDKGNSFSSSLLGGLMIFISLFFDGLTNATQDTMIKKNKQITGSHLMVISNGCIFFWNLTYLLLFDKTQLEKSLQVLNQDSPDILKLLLIYSICGALGQVFIFYSLQSFGSIILIMVTVTRKMISMILSIVVYEHKLNGPQIAGIGIVFCGISYEAIMKHKKGSRGINKSSLREKKQE, encoded by the coding sequence ATGAGTGTTCAAAAGACTGTTTCTAGTGgcaataacaatacaatcaataataaaaatatctttcagctttttttttgtgttatTGGCATTTATAGTACATTTCTAATTTGGGGATTGGTACAGGAGCCgttaaatacaaaaatatggCCTCGTAGTGGTGAAAAATTTGCGTTCCCATTTGTCATTTCAGTTTTTCAATCATCTATAGCATTAATTATTGGAAGCatatacctttttttttctaataataaacatagCAAAAACCCAACAAGTCACCGTTACTCATTATCTCAATTCATAAAAGATAATCgtgtatatttaattttattgtcATTTACGCAAACATTTTCAACTCCCTTGGCCACATACTCTTTAAGATATATTTCATATGTAGCTTTACAACTATCCAAAACTTGTAAATTAATACCTGTATTGTTAGTTCATAAACTTGTTTACAAAAGTGCTATACCTAGGGAAAAACAGATTATAGCGgttataataacaataggTGTAACCGTATTCACATTGGGCAGTTCCTCAAAGAATACCAAAGATAAAGGAAACAGTTTCTCATCTTCATTATTGGGTGGATTGATGATCTTTATCAGTCTGTTTTTCGATGGATTAACCAATGCTACTCAAGACAcgatgataaaaaaaaataagcaaATTACAGGATCACATTTAATGGTCATTTCAAATggatgtatttttttttggaatttaACGTATTTACTTTTGTTTGATAAAACGCAGTTAGAAAAAAGTTTACAAGTTTTAAACCAAGATTCGCCGGATATTTTGAAGTTGCTATTGATTTATTCGATATGTGGCGCCTTGGGACAAgttttcatattttattcATTGCAAAGTTTTGGttcaataatattgatcATGGTTACAGTCACAAGAAAAATGATTTCCATGATTTTAAGCATTGTAGTATATGAACATAAATTGAATGGCCCTCAAATAGCAGGTATTGGTATTGTATTTTGTGGTATTTCTTATGAAGCTATAATGAAGCATAAAAAGGGCAGTCGTGGTATCAACAAGTCATCTTTGAGAGAGAAGAAACAAGAATAA